One part of the Dysidea avara chromosome 10, odDysAvar1.4, whole genome shotgun sequence genome encodes these proteins:
- the LOC136269391 gene encoding calmodulin-like, translated as MTDQLTEEQISEFKEAFSLFDEDGDGTITTKELCTVMRSLGQNPTEAELQDMINEVDADRNGTIDFPEFLTMMVRRTDSDLEEVREMFSIFDKDGNGFISAAELRHVLKNHGEMVTDEEVDEMMREADVDGDGQVNYDEFVAMMTSK; from the coding sequence AATTTCCGAGTTTAAAGAAGCGTTCTCTTTGTTCGACGAGGATGGCGATGGTACAATTACTACTAAAGAACTTTGTACTGTGATGCGCTCTTTGGGACAGAACCCCACCGAGGCAGAACTACAAGATATGATTAACGAAGTTGATGCTGACAGAAATGGGACGATTGACTTTCCTGAGTTCTTAACGATGATGGTGCGTAGGACTGATTCGGATCTAGAGGAAGTTCGCGAAATGTTCAGCATCTTTGACAAAGATGGGAATGGTTTTATCAGCGCTGCAGAGCTGCGTCATGTGCTCAAAAACCATGGTGAGATGGTGACGGATGAAGAAGTTGATGAAATGATGCGCGAAGCTGATGTGGATGGTGACGGACAAGTTAACTATGACGAATTCGTAGCGATGATGACCAGCAAATAA